Below is a genomic region from Raphanus sativus cultivar WK10039 chromosome 4, ASM80110v3, whole genome shotgun sequence.
GCCTATTTGACACTTAACTAATACACACTTTAAGAGATGCATACTTCCTTAATTATCAAGTGGACATATTTCATTGCGATACTCAAACCAACACAAACTATAGTTTttagcaaaacaaaaaacacaagCTATATAGCATAAGGAATATGCAACTcctattattaaaaaaagcGCCTATTATTCAAGTTGTCATAAACTTTAAATGTAAGCATCTACGAGTCGATAAATCGcaactataaaaataattatgcaTCCTAACGAAGTTAGAATCAATGATTTACCTCGGAAATGGACTGCCCCTTATAGGTTTCTTGCCGTATTTCCTCCATTTATATCCGTCATCCAAAGCAACTTCTTCAATGGATTTCGTTTTAAACACGTGAATAATCTGATTATCTTTGtgtctcttcctcttcttgatCTCAGTTTTGTCCTCTCTAAATAAAGTTATtacagttttaaaattttcactgTTATCATATATGGTAATTAAGCTGTATGATAGAAAATTTTGACTTACATTTGAAGGCTCATAGGTGAGGTGACTAGGTTTGTTTGAAGAGGGCTTGTGATCTCTGTAGCCAGTAATTTCTCACATGAATTCCAACTCAAGGTGGGTGAGTGATCCTCGAGGCTGATTTGTTCCATGATCATCTGAAAAGCATCATCATAATCATCCGATGCGAAAGTTTCAGGGAAATCTATGAAActagggttagggtttgaaGGGTAGTTCATTTTCTTTTTCGAGAATGTTGTTTAGTGTTTTTGGCGTTGTTGAACTAGGAGGAGGGATGTTGTTAAGCAGATATATActgtttatatatacataaaaatcaAAAGGAAAGAAATCAAATACTCCTTGATTCAACTAGGAAATAATATAACATCACCAAGTGTCTTTGCATTTAAATAagtgataaaataatatttatggcTACTATCATGCCTAGATTCAACGAAGCTTCTTGAATGGAATTGCTAAAACGACAAGTGACtttatttattagtattattatatattactatttcACATCTTAAAGGTTTTTCAGATTTTCTCTGAAGTTTGTCCAATCAAACCTCGAGTATACGGTCACGGGTCCCTTGACAATAATGTTACACTAATTAAGCACTTTTGATAAAAGCTAGATCCTGAGTGGATTTAGCTAGCAAGCGAACCAGTAGAAGATGGTTTCAAAATCTTTTGAAATCGAAATCTTTTGTGTAGCTTTAATCCAAGCCTTTTGATTAGGGATTAAACCTGATATATTATTAAGGAgtctttttctatatattttttggggGATTCTTAGATAGAATTTGCTTGTATATATGCAGCTTTAGATTCAGGATATTCTTGTATCTCCTTGCTATTTCATCTGAAATAAATTCACATTCTTGAAAAAATGGTTTCAAAATCTTACAAAAACCTAGCTCTGGTTAAcaatattaatgattttaagCTTTTACCTGTTTTTCTACAATACCACGTACTTATATGGGAAAATTGCctatagagaacaaaaaaacaagggtgttgtccctttggtataaatctttttttgtccaatttttctcttttttatcctttgtatttctgaaaactaatgaaataaatacttttgtgaatcaaaaaaaaaaaatataaagaattaataaaacacctatatacacatgctggtatttttatttttttcaaaaagttgataaataaaaatttgaaaatacgttctactaaaggtagaatgtgccttctacggaaaatggtatagtagaaagcgatttctaaaataaacacgttcatctactatttttagaacgtacattctactatttactagtTTTCTAAgaaagtggaatgcgcattctactaatcctaaagctatatacttttcgtccggaagcattttctacttttattaagtctTCTAAATTTCGcagaatgtgttttctaaaatgtactcttccgtctactaaaagtagaaagcgtgttctagatttttgtcaatgttctaaacttttagaaggtgccttctacggataagatacatgatttttgcgaaaattaatgaaaaattcagttaaggaaatattctaaaaatctcctaaaaatattctaacttcctaaaacgtgttattttcgattttacttgtcaaaaacttttaaaaaatgattataccttgtcttcttcattaatctatgagttttccatagtttttcttttgattttttttcacaaactcttattctctatgatacatatctatacaacatgtggtgttttgaaattaggtgcaattttttgtaaagtttaatttttattttataaagtttacaaattttatttttattaaagttttattaaaaaaaattttaaaatttttatttttattaaaaagttcgataaaattcaaaaggttacaaacattttaaatttttataaaaataaaactttgtaaaaatttttctttataaagttagtttaaagcttttattaaaaaaattagtaaagttctatttttatttttataaagtttaaaatttttatttaattaaagttttattaaaaacattttaaactttttataaaaataaaactttgtaaaatgttttttaataagtttatttaatgttttattagaaaattgtaaattatttttatttttacaaggtttatttttattaaaaaaattaaaagttttattttattttccctttttaagacgtttttaattaaatcttttaaaaattcttttagtttcttgtgtttaataaaaactttaaacaaaatttataaaatttgtaaactttataaaaataaaaataaaactttacaaaaagtttttaataaaagtttaaacaaactttagaaaaatacattttaattttttttaattaaaaattttgataaaattaaaaagtttacaaacattttaaacttcttataaaaataaaactttgtaaactgttttttattaaaaattgtaaattatttttattattattttattaagttttaaaaagtttattttattaaaaaaataattttttttttaattttccctttttagacgtttttaattattattattttaagttatattagtttaatgtgtttaattagattaatcaagggttagttttgggattatgaaaaaaattatactaaaaggacaactaaatgatggttttatactataagaacaaccatgctgaatttttgttccgttttggcaattttccctacTTATATCGTAATATAATGTTGTCGATCGGTACACAGAAAAAGCGTAATATTGATTAATCATGAAAGTGGTCAAATGTTTAAATACAGTTTCAATGGCACTATGTCTATGAGTATTCATGCTACATGAATCGAATGGCAGGAAGTACAGTTTTGGTAGTTGACAATTTGTTTATAATCATGGATCTGTATGCTGCAAATGATTATTCCGAAAGAATAGATCAGATCACGAATATCTTCAAAATATTTGGATATCCAGTCTGTGTCCATTTACTTATGAGTCTTTTGAACATTGGCTTAATCAAACGAGTGACAACCGTTTTAGTATTATAAGATGAAATATGTAACATTTGAAAGAGATATTTTACGGATCTTATGCTTCTAGGACAAGTAGTTccattgttattttatttctaaaagtAATACTCATTGCCTTATAGGGCACTGCAAGTAgtctttaaaagaaaagaactaTGGTCAAACACCCACCTTTGCATGCGTCgccaaattaatatataaacaagCACCTATCacattttatgaaatttaataaaattgttaCCAACTTACCATCACTGATAGTTTTCTTCTTTTCGAGCCAGTGGTTAATTAAATTAACTCTTTAACAAAATTCTAAACTATTCTTAAAAGCCTGTAAACATGTAAAGTGCGACTTTTCTGTATAGCTATGTAGGACGCGCACCTTATGTTAccaatattttgaatttataataCAAAACTTTAGAATTATAAAGTTTCGAATATTCTAGCAACCAATGTCGAGATGTAATAGTTGCTATAATATCTTATTGCATGgtgatattttaagtttatataaCTTGCTGGTTACTTCTTAGCCTCTAACTTTAATAAGGTCGGAGGCAATGACGTCAGGGAGATGACGTCGACCAGCTTACGTCATTTTCCGTTTGCTGATTGCCGTGGAGCCGAACTAATTAATTTTAGAGTGATTTACATTGCAGGTCACATTTGGAGTTATTATAACATAATCAGTCACTTTATGCTTCTAAAGTACTTTTGTGTGAGAAAAAGACAACCAAACCCTCAGCTTATTATAATACAtaacaaatcaaaccaattttgATTTATTGCCGTGTCTATTTTTATTGCCAGGATTTCAAAATTCACAAGTCAAAGTTtaactctttcttttaattacaaccacacaaatataaaattgctttttactttctttatctTCTTGTATCTTTTTACTTCCTCCATTTTTTTTGACCATAAGCCATGGCTCCGAGCCTCGGACGAATTGATGTCATACGCCATGGCTCCGACTAATTCTACCATGAACGACAAAAAGAAGTGTGGCGTCTCTCCCATAACAAGCAGCCAAACCTTAAAGTGAGTTCCAATTCAGATTTTCTTTAAATCTGCTGATCTTTGTTTGCATAACAATAAACCTCCTCCTTTCGTTGCCGTTGTCCAATTAGTGCAGTGGCCTACTGATAGCAACGAGACGGTGGATTTGAGCCAAGGTTAATAAAGGTTACTCAAGGGTTTTCCAGCATCTTGCATTCTTGCtcgttttatgttttatgtgaGTAACAGTTTGGAACTTGGGTACttttgtctctctttttttgtagATTAATTGTTTCTGATTATTGAAAATTTTCTCTTGGCAGGAAGGGGTAAGGATGTTGGTGAAGATTTAGTGTAGTTCCATATTATTTTCATGAAGCTatgttgtacacatgtacaccaAATGACTACTGAATTTTTATGTTAACCTCTATGAGGTGCTATCCACGTGTACACTAACATTTTGAGACAGACAAAATTCTTATATCTACATGTTTTGGATGGAGTTTTATTCGGATAAAATGTGATGGTTtagagttttttcttttttgtccaGTAAACAAGTTTTATTAATTCATaagaaaaagtttcaaaaacTTCACACACAATATCATTGATGAATCATCTGCTTTTATACACAAATTCTTAAATGCATTATTCGTCATCTAGGTATATTATAAAGagtgtacatgtggatattGCATATTCCTGTACATGTGAtacaaattttcctttttctagGATGATACTTTTCTCCAAGAATGAGAAAAATGACAGTTAAAACCTAGTTAAAGTGGATATTTGTCACAAATTTAGATGTGGACAGCGGATATGTACGTGTACATGTGGACAACGGATATGTACGTGTACATGTGGACAGCGGATATCTACGGAGTACAGACACATGTGGATACAAAGAATGCGTACATGTGGATACTTGTGATGTACATAAATTGAAAACTGAAAATGGGAGAAAGTCATGTAATACAGAAATATAAAACTGTTGATACACAATATTCTTAACCAAAGTTACTCTGAATGATAGCCTGAAACGGCCAAAAGTTATAATGCATAAATAATTTGAGAAATCCAAAACAAGTTGAATTTGACATTTTCTCTATTGTAACTGTATTTTCTCTGCTGTAACTGTGAAAACAAGTTGAGTAACAACAAACAAAGCataggaaagaaaaaatacaaggtgagtcaaacaaagaaaaaagatcaCACCTTTAAATCCTCGATGAAACCTGTCAAAATGCAGGCTCACACCACAAAAGAAGCTCAATTACTAACTCATTGCTCTTGGAAGGGATTTTAGTGTCTTCCAATATGTGGGAACCGAGTTTAGAATAAGCCGTTCCTAAGCCGAACTTAGATTTCTTGCCTTCTTCTTTGACTTTAAGAAGATTCCAATTCCATGAAACTTCTAAGCTAGTCTCATAACACCTGCCACAAAACAAGCAATCTCATGATATAATCGAGATAGACAAGCACAAAACCAATCAACCATTAAATTGAATTGTTTACTGATATAAGAGATTTTCTTGCACCACCGGAGTGCTGTGTTAAATATCAGTCAATGAAACTGAACCGGAGCCGTGCACCACCACCAACGACACCGTCCACACCGAAGCCGTTAGCCGCAAACACCGGAAGTGAAGCATCTGTTCTTGAGTTCGAGAATTACTACCGTTAGCCgaaccaattttttttagcaACAGCCAAACCAGTgattatcttttatatttatcCTAGATTCTTCATCGGCATATCTACCTGTTTTTACACACAATAGAAATAAATTAAGAATTGAAAGGTAGATagaaaaattcagaaaaaaaaattgacagaTATCTTGGTACGTACTTGCAGCCGAGCTCATGTCCACTGAgtattattatttcaaaagcAAAT
It encodes:
- the LOC108853271 gene encoding probable WRKY transcription factor 59; this translates as MNYPSNPNPSFIDFPETFASDDYDDAFQMIMEQISLEDHSPTLSWNSCEKLLATEITSPLQTNLVTSPMSLQIEDKTEIKKRKRHKDNQIIHVFKTKSIEEVALDDGYKWRKYGKKPIRGSPFPRHYHKCSNPNCIVKKKIERDTSNPEYVLTTYEGRHNHPSPSVVYCDSDDSDLTSLNTLSFQTRTYNYSHSAP